A window of Rhododendron vialii isolate Sample 1 chromosome 11a, ASM3025357v1 contains these coding sequences:
- the LOC131307217 gene encoding L-type lectin-domain containing receptor kinase IX.1-like, with translation MLDSNFNAKLGDFGLARLVHHEEQVETTVVAGTRSYMAPECLITEKASKESDVYSFGVVALEIACGRRPIEPNAQQNEVKMVDWVWELYGNGKILKAVDPRLGVEYDEKIMECLMVVGLWCANPDWVHRPSIRQAILVLNFEVPLPVLPEKMPMPTSFGPQGNSFGSYANSSFYASGGSSQVQSSSYSGNSNNSVAKSLPSHPSPAAVSFSSPHGITT, from the coding sequence ATGTTGGATTCGAATTTCAATGCCAAATTGGGAGATTTCGGGCTAGCTAGGCTGGTCCACCACGAGGAACAGGTCGAGACCACAGTTGTGGCGGGGACCAGAAGTTACATGGCTCCAGAGTGTCTTATCACGGAAAAAGCTAGCAAGGAATCAGATGTCTACAGCTTCGGGGTCGTGGCATTGGAAATAGCATGTGGAAGGAGGCCCATTGAGCCCAATGCACAGCAAAATGAGGTCAAAATGGTGGATTGGGTGTGGGAACTGTATGGAAATGGGAAAATTCTGAAGGCGGTTGACCCGAGACTAGGTGTCGAATATGATGAAAAGATCATGGAGTGTTTGATGGTTGTTGGGCTTTGGTGTGCGAACCCGGATTGGGTCCATAGGCCCTCCATCAGGCAAGCAATTCTGGTGCTGAATTTTGAAGTTCCATTGCCTGTACTTCCTGAGAAAATGCCCATGCCGACGTCTTTTGGTCCTCAGGGAAATTCTTTCGGATCTTATGCTAATTCATCGTTCTACGCATCCGGGGGCAGCAGTCAAGTTCAGTCTTCAAGCTATAGTGGCAATAGCAATAACAGTGTTGCAAAGTCGCTGCCTTCTCATCCTTCTCCTGCCGCTGTTTCGTTTTCCTCTCCCCACGGGATTACAACCTAA